In Halocalculus aciditolerans, the following are encoded in one genomic region:
- a CDS encoding DUF5807 family protein: MTNALDEFLDGDRVEDVAVYLSESTVGDLGALAEYGVDVDDGIVLVLPGDQGRSAFKRVSGMDAMDFAGRAMDTDGDIDRDLASGECPSKHADEPDDDHRVKLGFAFAEEQNEEVGGLYAEGAVVHAYAYCTCGTAYSDRWLIDE, from the coding sequence ATGACTAACGCACTCGACGAGTTCCTCGACGGCGACCGCGTGGAGGACGTCGCCGTCTACCTCTCCGAGTCGACGGTCGGCGACCTCGGCGCGCTCGCGGAGTACGGCGTGGACGTCGATGACGGGATCGTGCTCGTCCTCCCGGGCGACCAGGGTCGCTCGGCGTTCAAGCGCGTGAGCGGCATGGACGCGATGGACTTCGCGGGCCGCGCGATGGACACGGACGGCGACATCGACCGCGACCTCGCGAGCGGCGAGTGCCCGTCAAAGCACGCGGACGAACCCGACGACGACCACCGGGTGAAACTCGGGTTCGCGTTCGCAGAAGAACAGAACGAGGAGGTCGGCGGTCTCTACGCGGAGGGCGCGGTCGTCCACGCCTACGCCTACTGCACGTGCGGAACGGCGTACTCGGACCGCTGGCTGATCGACGAGTAG
- a CDS encoding 30S ribosomal protein S6e yields the protein MASFQVVVADPESGASHQLEVDGQDANRFLGREIGDEVDGDAVGLTGYTLELTGGSDAAGRAMRSDVRGSGLESVLLTGGTGFNPEKDGERRRVSVRGREFSEETAQVNAKITERGDEDVDSLLGEGDEDAE from the coding sequence ATGGCGAGTTTCCAAGTGGTGGTGGCGGACCCCGAGTCGGGTGCGTCCCACCAGCTCGAGGTCGACGGACAGGACGCGAATCGATTCCTCGGTCGGGAAATCGGCGACGAAGTCGACGGCGACGCCGTTGGACTGACCGGCTACACGCTCGAACTCACGGGCGGTAGCGACGCAGCAGGGCGCGCGATGCGCAGCGACGTCCGCGGCTCCGGTCTGGAGAGCGTGCTCCTCACGGGCGGCACCGGCTTCAACCCGGAGAAGGACGGCGAGCGCCGCCGCGTCTCCGTACGCGGCCGCGAGTTCTCCGAAGAGACCGCGCAGGTCAACGCGAAAATCACCGAACGCGGCGACGAAGACGTCGACTCCCTCCTCGGTGAGGGCGACGAAGACGCCGAATAA
- a CDS encoding aldehyde dehydrogenase family protein, whose protein sequence is MPPETFDIDANWDALYVGGEWVARGDRDALADEDPSTREQVATVPAGTEDDVDAAYEAAAEAQKQWRETPPAAREEAVRTALETLQAHKADVADLLTHEVGGTQIMGETSVQIASDQAGEAATLPRRMKGEHAHSNIPGKENLVQREPKGVVTAITPWNFPLNLTMRAVAPAIAAGNAVVLKPSTNSPITGGLLFAKLFEDAGLPDGLLNVVTGKGSDIGDRVASHPESDVVAFTGSTEVGKHVASLAGGNLAVPAMELGGNNAHVVTADADVDRAVDAATFGSFVHQGQVCISINRHIVHEDIYDEYVEKLAARASDLPVGSAHDADTVVGPIIDESQRDEMLGYVEETIEQGATLETGGSVEEIDGTEDSLVVQPTVLSDVTNDMAAACNEHFGPIAPVIPYSDTDEAVALANATDYGLSGAVHAGDLELAKHIADRLETGNVHINDQPINDEAHVPFSGVGASGMGSYNSDAYLHEITETKWISIQHDERDYPF, encoded by the coding sequence ATGCCTCCGGAGACCTTCGACATCGACGCGAACTGGGACGCGCTCTACGTCGGCGGCGAGTGGGTCGCTCGCGGCGACCGCGACGCCCTCGCGGACGAGGACCCGTCGACGCGCGAGCAGGTCGCGACCGTCCCCGCCGGCACCGAGGACGACGTCGACGCGGCCTACGAGGCCGCCGCCGAAGCCCAGAAACAGTGGCGGGAGACGCCGCCCGCGGCCCGCGAGGAGGCCGTCCGGACGGCGCTCGAAACCCTCCAAGCGCACAAGGCGGACGTCGCCGACCTCCTCACCCACGAAGTCGGCGGCACGCAGATCATGGGCGAGACGTCCGTACAGATCGCGTCCGACCAGGCGGGCGAAGCCGCGACGCTCCCCCGCCGGATGAAGGGCGAACACGCCCACTCGAACATCCCCGGGAAGGAGAACCTCGTGCAGCGCGAGCCGAAAGGCGTCGTCACGGCCATCACGCCGTGGAACTTCCCGCTGAACCTCACGATGCGCGCCGTCGCGCCCGCAATCGCCGCCGGGAACGCCGTCGTCCTCAAACCAAGTACTAACTCGCCCATCACGGGCGGCCTGCTGTTCGCGAAGCTCTTCGAGGACGCCGGCCTCCCCGACGGCCTCCTGAACGTCGTCACCGGGAAGGGCTCCGACATCGGCGACCGCGTCGCCAGCCACCCGGAGAGCGACGTCGTCGCCTTCACGGGCAGTACGGAGGTCGGCAAGCACGTCGCCAGCCTCGCCGGCGGCAACCTCGCCGTCCCCGCGATGGAGCTCGGCGGGAACAACGCGCACGTCGTCACCGCCGACGCCGACGTCGACCGCGCCGTCGACGCCGCGACCTTCGGCTCCTTCGTCCACCAAGGCCAGGTCTGCATCTCCATCAACCGCCACATCGTCCACGAGGACATCTACGACGAGTACGTCGAGAAACTCGCCGCGCGCGCGAGCGACCTCCCCGTCGGCAGCGCACACGACGCCGACACCGTCGTCGGCCCCATCATCGACGAATCCCAGCGCGACGAGATGCTCGGCTACGTCGAGGAAACCATCGAACAGGGCGCAACCCTCGAAACGGGCGGCAGCGTCGAAGAAATCGACGGTACCGAGGACTCCCTCGTCGTTCAACCGACCGTCCTCTCCGACGTCACGAACGACATGGCCGCCGCCTGCAACGAGCACTTCGGCCCCATCGCCCCCGTCATCCCCTACAGCGACACCGACGAAGCCGTCGCACTCGCGAACGCCACCGACTACGGGCTCTCCGGGGCCGTCCACGCCGGCGACCTCGAACTCGCGAAACACATCGCCGACCGCCTCGAAACCGGGAACGTCCACATCAACGACCAACCCATCAACGACGAAGCCCACGTCCCCTTCAGCGGCGTCGGCGCATCCGGCATGGGCTCCTACAACTCCGACGCCTACCTCCACGAAATCACCGAGACCAAGTGGATCAGCATCCAGCACGACGAACGCGACTATCCCTTCTAG
- a CDS encoding acetate uptake transporter, whose amino-acid sequence MPANTDTANPAPLGLVAFGLTTVLLSLINGGILPSAGESVVLPLALAFGGTCQLFAGILEYKEGNTFGYTAFSSYGAFWWWFGLLLLFAGNGWLSVDGTTVGVTLLLWGLFTAYMWVATFKLNWALWSVFLTLTITFLLLGLGDLGYGTATLGGYVGILTGLLAMYTSSAEVVNWAWDRTVVPIGGMPLSD is encoded by the coding sequence ATGCCAGCCAACACAGACACCGCAAACCCTGCACCGCTCGGACTCGTCGCGTTCGGACTGACCACCGTCCTGTTGAGCCTCATCAACGGCGGCATCCTCCCCAGCGCCGGCGAATCCGTCGTCCTCCCGCTCGCGCTCGCGTTCGGTGGGACCTGCCAGCTGTTCGCCGGCATCCTCGAGTACAAGGAAGGAAACACGTTCGGCTACACCGCCTTCAGTAGCTACGGTGCTTTCTGGTGGTGGTTCGGCCTGCTCCTCCTCTTCGCGGGGAACGGCTGGCTCTCGGTCGACGGAACCACCGTCGGCGTGACGCTCCTCCTCTGGGGGCTCTTCACGGCCTACATGTGGGTGGCGACGTTCAAACTCAACTGGGCGCTCTGGTCCGTCTTCCTCACGCTGACGATCACCTTCCTCCTCCTCGGACTCGGTGACCTCGGCTACGGAACCGCGACCCTCGGCGGCTACGTCGGCATCCTCACCGGCCTCCTCGCCATGTACACCTCCTCCGCGGAGGTCGTCAACTGGGCGTGGGACCGCACCGTCGTCCCCATCGGCGGCATGCCGCTGAGCGACTGA
- the acs gene encoding acetate--CoA ligase, which translates to MVEDNNLETRLAEQDEFEPPAEFVEQANVTDEGIYEEFEENWPGCWEQAADLLDWYDDYDQVLDDSNPPFYEWFTGGKINASYECVDRHLDDRGDEVAIEWVGEPTEEADRSITYEELHREVNEFAAALRDLGVGEDDVVTMHMPMIPAHPIALLACARIGAPHSVVFAGFSANALAERMNAADSEYLITADGYYRRGDALDHLSKSREGLEDVDHDVETVVVDRLGDDGPGHDLHESEHDYDDLVAEHEGATVEPVERDAEDMLFLMYTSGTTGQPKGVKHTTAGYLAWTAWTSQTVLDIKPEDTYFCSADIGWITGHSYIVYGPLALGTTTVMYEGGPDYPERDRFWEIVEDLDVTQFYTAPTAIRSFMKWGSEYPGRHDLSSLRLLGTVGEPINPKPWKWYYKHIGGESCPIVDTWWQTETGGHMITTLPGVSNMKPGSAGPPVPGVDARVVDGDGEEVPSGGAGYLTVDKPWPGMLRTLYKNDERFIEEYWAEYSDTDSDDPDDWVYFPEDGAKIDDEGYITVVGRVDDVVNISGHRLGTMEIESAVVSADGVAEAAVVGADDDIKGEVVHAYVILEDDAGGEDAVRAAIEAAVEDKIGPIARPSKIIFTPELPKTRSGKIMRRLLEEISDGEELGDTSTLRNPEIVADIQAEVRGN; encoded by the coding sequence ATGGTAGAAGACAACAATCTCGAAACCCGACTGGCCGAACAGGACGAGTTCGAGCCGCCGGCGGAGTTCGTCGAGCAGGCGAACGTCACCGACGAAGGGATCTACGAGGAGTTCGAGGAGAACTGGCCGGGCTGCTGGGAGCAGGCCGCCGACCTTCTCGACTGGTACGATGACTACGATCAGGTGCTCGACGACTCGAACCCGCCGTTCTACGAGTGGTTCACCGGCGGGAAGATCAACGCCTCCTACGAGTGCGTCGACCGCCACCTCGACGACCGCGGGGACGAAGTCGCCATCGAGTGGGTCGGCGAACCCACGGAGGAGGCCGACCGCTCGATCACCTACGAGGAGCTCCACCGCGAGGTGAACGAGTTCGCGGCGGCGCTCCGCGACCTCGGTGTCGGCGAGGACGACGTCGTCACGATGCATATGCCGATGATCCCCGCTCACCCGATCGCGCTCCTCGCCTGCGCGCGCATCGGCGCGCCGCACTCCGTCGTCTTCGCCGGGTTCTCTGCGAACGCGCTCGCAGAGCGCATGAACGCCGCCGACTCGGAGTATCTCATCACGGCCGACGGCTACTATCGACGCGGCGACGCGCTCGACCACCTCTCGAAATCCCGGGAGGGGCTCGAGGACGTCGACCACGACGTCGAGACGGTCGTCGTCGACCGGCTCGGGGACGACGGCCCCGGCCACGACCTCCACGAGAGCGAGCACGACTACGACGACCTCGTTGCCGAACACGAGGGCGCGACGGTCGAGCCGGTCGAACGGGACGCCGAAGACATGCTCTTCTTAATGTACACCTCCGGCACTACCGGCCAACCGAAGGGGGTGAAACACACGACGGCGGGCTATCTCGCGTGGACGGCGTGGACCTCGCAGACCGTCCTCGACATCAAACCCGAGGACACCTACTTCTGCTCGGCCGACATCGGCTGGATCACGGGGCACTCCTACATCGTCTACGGGCCGCTCGCGCTCGGGACGACGACCGTGATGTACGAGGGCGGCCCGGACTATCCGGAGCGCGACCGGTTCTGGGAGATCGTCGAAGACCTCGACGTCACGCAGTTCTACACGGCACCGACCGCGATTCGCTCCTTCATGAAGTGGGGGAGTGAGTATCCGGGGCGTCACGACCTCTCCAGCCTCCGACTGCTTGGGACGGTCGGCGAACCGATCAATCCCAAACCCTGGAAGTGGTACTACAAACATATCGGGGGAGAGTCCTGCCCGATCGTCGACACGTGGTGGCAGACGGAGACCGGCGGCCACATGATCACGACGCTTCCCGGCGTCTCGAACATGAAACCCGGGAGCGCCGGCCCTCCCGTCCCCGGTGTCGACGCTCGAGTCGTCGACGGCGACGGCGAGGAAGTCCCATCGGGCGGCGCTGGCTACCTCACCGTGGACAAGCCGTGGCCGGGGATGCTCCGCACGCTCTACAAGAACGACGAGCGGTTCATCGAGGAGTACTGGGCTGAGTACTCGGACACTGACTCCGACGACCCCGACGACTGGGTGTACTTCCCGGAGGACGGCGCGAAGATCGACGACGAAGGCTACATCACCGTTGTCGGCCGCGTCGACGACGTCGTCAACATCTCCGGCCACCGGCTGGGAACGATGGAGATCGAGTCCGCGGTCGTCTCGGCCGACGGCGTCGCCGAAGCCGCCGTCGTCGGCGCTGACGATGACATCAAGGGCGAAGTCGTCCACGCCTACGTCATCCTCGAAGACGACGCCGGTGGCGAGGACGCCGTCCGCGCGGCTATCGAAGCCGCCGTCGAAGACAAGATCGGGCCGATCGCGCGACCGTCGAAAATCATCTTCACGCCCGAACTCCCGAAGACCCGCTCCGGGAAGATCATGCGCCGTCTCCTCGAAGAGATCTCGGACGGCGAAGAACTCGGTGACACGTCGACGCTCCGCAACCCCGAGATCGTCGCCGACATCCAGGCCGAAGTACGGGGGAACTAA
- a CDS encoding bacterio-opsin activator domain-containing protein yields the protein MARHPDGDALTDAEYERLRDATESYREDLVVALCGEAGLRPVELATLRPADLTRRGDDATHDCFRVRSDGEERTAYVPPDVADDVRKYVNATGIASTDRIFDVTPRRLQMLVSTVAERAAAGDDRLADVSTRDLRAYFARRLLVDDGVDPRIVQATGGWSHLGSLEPYIDPPTDRAVAAALHDAWSDNADGADGEPDSNGVDEATPQKTGAPAGPAGSSVDATSTALGVALDDVSTRADAEQRACETLSDAYDAAAVCDANGSVRACVGLEDADERAAVADALDAIIESHGGLDSVRFVERALDTGVAERERTLAATAVRSGDQTHGLLCVAVDASRPTHGLHRLLTDAGRRVGWVIAATERKELLFSETGVELVFEADAESFFAAASAALDCELHLDGLVPAPDHALLCFVAATGTSAEAFLERAADSDAVSDARLIRDIGDRVRLELVLREPSPTVTLVELGGAVESLTAADGAARLSVVFPSGHDVRAIVERVTSTFPGVSFQAKREASRSPLTGDLYRTLDETLTEKQCSALQAAYFADYFEWPRGSTAEELADSMGVSAPTLHNHLRKAQQKLFTVLFDAA from the coding sequence ATGGCGCGACATCCGGACGGCGACGCGCTTACTGACGCCGAGTACGAGCGTCTTCGCGACGCGACTGAGTCGTACCGCGAGGACCTCGTCGTCGCGCTCTGCGGGGAAGCCGGGCTGCGGCCGGTAGAGCTCGCCACCCTCCGACCAGCGGATCTCACGCGCCGCGGCGACGACGCGACCCACGACTGCTTCCGCGTCCGATCCGACGGCGAAGAGCGGACGGCGTACGTCCCCCCCGACGTCGCGGACGACGTCCGGAAATACGTCAACGCCACCGGTATCGCGTCCACCGACCGGATCTTCGACGTGACGCCCCGCCGTCTCCAGATGCTCGTCTCGACGGTCGCCGAACGCGCTGCCGCCGGCGACGACCGCCTCGCCGACGTGTCCACGCGCGACCTCCGCGCGTACTTCGCCCGCCGGCTCCTCGTCGACGACGGCGTCGATCCGCGCATCGTCCAGGCGACGGGCGGCTGGTCGCATCTCGGGAGTCTGGAGCCGTACATCGACCCGCCGACCGACCGAGCGGTCGCCGCCGCGCTCCACGACGCGTGGTCGGACAACGCGGACGGAGCAGACGGCGAACCCGACAGCAACGGGGTGGACGAGGCCACGCCCCAGAAGACCGGTGCTCCCGCCGGCCCCGCCGGATCGTCGGTCGACGCGACGTCGACCGCGCTGGGGGTCGCGCTCGACGACGTCTCCACCAGGGCCGACGCGGAGCAACGCGCCTGCGAGACGCTCTCCGACGCGTACGACGCTGCTGCGGTCTGCGACGCGAACGGGAGTGTCCGGGCGTGCGTCGGCCTCGAGGACGCGGACGAGCGTGCGGCTGTCGCGGACGCGCTCGACGCGATCATCGAGAGTCACGGCGGCCTCGACAGCGTCCGGTTCGTCGAACGAGCGCTCGACACCGGCGTCGCCGAGCGCGAGCGGACGCTGGCCGCGACCGCGGTTCGCTCCGGCGACCAGACACACGGCCTGCTCTGCGTCGCCGTCGATGCGTCGCGGCCGACGCACGGCCTCCATCGCCTCCTCACCGACGCGGGGCGTCGCGTCGGCTGGGTGATTGCGGCGACCGAACGCAAGGAGCTGTTGTTCTCGGAAACCGGCGTCGAACTCGTCTTCGAAGCGGACGCCGAGTCGTTCTTCGCGGCAGCGTCGGCCGCTCTCGACTGCGAGCTCCACCTCGACGGCTTGGTGCCCGCCCCCGACCACGCGCTCCTCTGCTTCGTCGCCGCCACCGGGACGTCGGCGGAAGCGTTCCTCGAGCGAGCCGCCGACAGCGACGCCGTCTCCGACGCCCGACTCATCCGGGATATCGGCGACCGCGTACGGCTGGAACTCGTCCTCCGCGAGCCGTCCCCCACGGTGACGCTCGTCGAACTCGGCGGTGCCGTCGAATCTTTGACCGCTGCCGACGGGGCCGCACGCCTCTCCGTCGTCTTCCCGAGCGGCCACGACGTCCGCGCCATCGTCGAACGGGTCACCTCGACCTTTCCGGGAGTCTCCTTCCAGGCGAAACGGGAGGCGTCCCGCAGCCCCCTCACGGGTGACCTCTATCGGACGCTCGACGAGACCCTCACGGAGAAGCAGTGCTCAGCGCTTCAGGCGGCGTACTTCGCCGACTACTTCGAGTGGCCGCGGGGGAGCACCGCGGAGGAGCTCGCCGACTCCATGGGGGTGTCAGCGCCGACGCTCCACAACCACCTCCGGAAAGCCCAACAGAAGCTCTTCACGGTGCTGTTCGACGCTGCCTGA
- a CDS encoding acetate--CoA ligase — translation MTDGMSFRGGVRDTENALVDPPAAFVEQANVTARGVDREWPECWARAADYLDWMTPYERVLDATDGYDWFAGGELNASYNCIDRHVEAGRKSQTALRWEGRLGETRTYTYHDLSREVNALAAALRDRGVEADDVVTLYMPMVPELPIAMLACARIGAVHSVVFAGYSADALATRLADTGSAVLFACDGYYRRGTAYDLKRKADNACLDVPQSVDRIVVDRLDDDRPHGDNYTDYAAFVADYWGETVAPVARAANDPLFEIQTSGTTGEPTLIRHTTGGYLAQVAWTTHAVLDLEPGDTYWCTADIGWITGHSYTVYGPLALGATTVLYEGTSDYPERDHLWEVIERNGVEVFYTAPTVIRAFAKWGSDHVDRHDLSSLRLLGTVGEPTDEATWEWYYEHVGRESCAVVDTWWQTETGGVLLSTLPGVDGMRPEAVGPPLPGVSVDIVDARGNSVDTGDSGSLVLTRPFPGMGVDVGESTGNAPEAWRYRTGDAATVDADGYVHLLGREDDALDLDGRRLWTHEIEAAIVGVEGVAEAAVVGVDAGGVTPYAYVSLQRGTGPASAIRERVRDAVARDVGAFATPATVVFTPDLPKTRSGKVMRRHLRQIATGEGVSDTSVLRNPEIVGELESVTDVSE, via the coding sequence ATGACCGATGGGATGTCGTTTCGAGGAGGAGTCCGTGACACGGAGAACGCGCTGGTCGACCCGCCGGCGGCGTTCGTCGAGCAGGCGAACGTCACGGCTCGCGGGGTGGACCGGGAGTGGCCGGAGTGCTGGGCGCGAGCGGCCGACTATCTCGATTGGATGACGCCGTACGAACGTGTCCTCGACGCCACGGACGGATACGACTGGTTCGCGGGCGGCGAGCTGAACGCCTCGTACAACTGTATCGACCGGCACGTCGAGGCCGGCCGGAAGAGCCAGACGGCGCTCCGGTGGGAGGGACGACTCGGTGAGACGCGGACGTACACGTACCACGACCTCTCCCGGGAGGTGAACGCGCTCGCGGCGGCGCTCCGCGACCGCGGCGTCGAGGCGGACGACGTCGTCACGCTCTACATGCCGATGGTGCCCGAGCTCCCCATCGCGATGCTGGCGTGCGCGCGCATCGGCGCGGTGCATTCCGTCGTCTTCGCGGGATACTCGGCGGACGCGCTCGCGACGCGGCTCGCGGACACCGGGTCCGCCGTCCTCTTCGCCTGTGACGGCTACTACCGGCGTGGGACGGCGTACGACCTGAAGCGGAAGGCCGACAACGCCTGCCTCGACGTCCCTCAGTCGGTCGACCGGATCGTCGTCGACCGACTCGACGACGACCGCCCGCACGGCGACAACTACACCGATTATGCGGCGTTCGTCGCGGATTACTGGGGGGAAACCGTCGCCCCCGTGGCTCGCGCGGCGAACGACCCACTGTTCGAGATTCAGACGTCCGGGACGACCGGTGAGCCGACGCTGATTCGACACACGACGGGCGGCTATCTCGCACAGGTCGCGTGGACGACGCACGCCGTCCTCGACCTCGAGCCGGGGGATACGTACTGGTGTACTGCGGATATCGGCTGGATCACGGGTCACTCCTACACCGTCTACGGGCCGCTCGCGCTCGGTGCGACGACCGTGCTCTACGAGGGGACGTCGGACTACCCGGAGCGCGACCACCTCTGGGAGGTCATCGAGCGCAACGGCGTCGAGGTCTTCTACACCGCACCGACGGTCATTCGTGCGTTCGCGAAGTGGGGGTCGGACCACGTCGACAGACACGACCTCTCGAGTCTCCGACTGCTCGGCACGGTCGGTGAGCCGACCGACGAGGCGACGTGGGAGTGGTACTACGAGCACGTCGGCCGCGAGTCGTGCGCCGTCGTCGACACGTGGTGGCAGACGGAGACCGGCGGCGTCCTCCTCTCCACCCTCCCGGGCGTTGACGGCATGCGTCCGGAGGCGGTCGGCCCGCCGCTCCCGGGCGTGTCGGTAGATATCGTCGACGCGCGCGGCAACTCCGTCGACACCGGCGATTCGGGGTCGCTCGTCCTCACTCGCCCCTTCCCGGGGATGGGGGTCGACGTCGGGGAGTCGACGGGGAACGCGCCCGAGGCGTGGCGCTACCGGACCGGGGACGCGGCGACCGTGGACGCCGACGGCTACGTCCACCTGCTCGGTCGGGAGGACGACGCGCTCGACCTCGACGGCCGGCGGCTCTGGACGCACGAAATCGAAGCCGCTATCGTCGGCGTCGAGGGCGTGGCGGAGGCGGCGGTGGTCGGCGTCGACGCCGGCGGCGTGACGCCGTACGCGTACGTCAGCCTGCAGCGAGGCACCGGGCCCGCGTCCGCGATCCGCGAGCGCGTTCGAGACGCTGTCGCCCGCGACGTCGGTGCGTTCGCGACGCCGGCGACCGTCGTCTTCACGCCCGACCTCCCGAAGACCCGCTCCGGGAAGGTGATGCGCCGCCACCTCCGACAGATCGCCACGGGCGAGGGGGTCTCGGACACGAGCGTGCTGCGCAACCCCGAGATCGTCGGCGAGCTCGAATCCGTCACCGACGTTTCGGAGTAA
- a CDS encoding MBL fold metallo-hydrolase, whose product MDIRFLGGVREVGRSAVLVNDSLLLDFGMLTGTPPQFPVETPEPDAVVVSHGHLDHVGALPGLLSGANRPDIHWTPPTYELTLTLARDTLKLHGGTLHCPFTENDVKRVTEVSRTHGYRETFEAAGHDVTFYNAGHIPGSAHVLIDDGDTRLLYTGDFHTDDQRLVAGTTARPDADVVICESTYSDVEHDPRAAVEARFAQSVKTTLWEGGTVVVPAFAIGRTQEILLVCEAHDIPCYVDGMGKQVTEMLRQYPEFVRDADALRRAKSHARFVTGRDGQRKRIADQNAAIVTTSGMLSGGPAMTYVPAIRANPTNKVAMTGYQVEGTPGRDLLETGSAELDGRRMPVSAQVEQYDFSAHADRDGLRDFLDAYTDTPVVVNHGDRCEAFAAALETDGFDATAPAHGEEHTY is encoded by the coding sequence ATGGACATTCGGTTCCTCGGCGGCGTCCGCGAGGTCGGTCGGAGCGCCGTCCTCGTGAACGACTCCCTCCTCCTCGACTTCGGGATGCTCACCGGGACCCCCCCGCAGTTCCCCGTCGAGACGCCCGAGCCGGACGCCGTCGTCGTCTCCCACGGCCACCTCGACCACGTCGGCGCGCTCCCCGGCCTCCTCTCCGGCGCGAACAGACCCGACATCCACTGGACGCCCCCGACGTACGAGCTCACGCTCACGCTCGCCCGCGACACGCTCAAACTCCACGGCGGCACGCTCCACTGCCCGTTCACGGAGAACGACGTCAAACGCGTCACCGAAGTCTCACGAACCCACGGCTACCGGGAGACCTTCGAGGCCGCCGGCCACGACGTCACCTTCTACAACGCCGGCCACATCCCCGGGAGCGCGCACGTCCTCATCGACGACGGCGACACCCGACTCCTCTACACCGGCGACTTCCACACTGACGACCAACGCCTCGTCGCCGGAACGACCGCGCGACCGGACGCCGACGTCGTCATCTGCGAGAGCACGTACAGCGACGTGGAGCACGACCCGCGCGCGGCCGTCGAAGCGCGGTTCGCACAGAGCGTCAAGACGACGCTCTGGGAGGGCGGCACGGTCGTCGTCCCCGCGTTCGCCATCGGGCGCACCCAGGAGATCCTGCTCGTCTGCGAAGCCCACGACATCCCCTGCTACGTCGACGGCATGGGGAAACAGGTGACCGAGATGCTGCGGCAGTACCCCGAGTTCGTCCGCGACGCCGACGCCCTCCGCCGCGCCAAATCCCACGCCCGCTTCGTCACCGGCCGCGACGGCCAGCGGAAACGCATCGCCGACCAGAACGCCGCCATCGTCACCACCAGCGGGATGCTCTCCGGCGGCCCCGCCATGACCTACGTCCCCGCGATTCGCGCGAACCCCACGAACAAGGTCGCCATGACCGGCTACCAGGTCGAGGGAACGCCCGGCCGGGACCTCCTCGAAACCGGGAGCGCCGAACTCGACGGCCGCCGAATGCCCGTCAGCGCGCAGGTCGAACAGTACGACTTCTCCGCGCACGCCGACCGCGACGGCCTCCGCGACTTCCTCGACGCGTACACGGACACGCCCGTCGTCGTGAACCACGGCGACCGCTGTGAGGCCTTCGCCGCAGCACTCGAAACCGACGGCTTCGACGCCACCGCGCCCGCACACGGCGAGGAACACACCTACTGA
- a CDS encoding DUF7119 family protein, whose protein sequence is MSEDGTPPVDRESPVGEPVVRGDERVTGERARDAVRFDPDDPESIEDATQTVRDFALGNLPDDELAMLRGAAACAALVRAEQSYTAAAERAGSDVTVSFIRKWARVHDLPRPVRRHVALGHIPPTAAKHIARVSGDARYQLAWAVIDTDLTVRGVRALASDIADGRDVADALRDHGITPGRITVDLPLDTYRDLRRTAAENGQQPGDIIADALEHYLEE, encoded by the coding sequence ATGAGTGAAGACGGGACGCCGCCGGTCGACCGCGAATCTCCCGTCGGCGAACCGGTCGTTCGCGGCGACGAGCGCGTCACCGGCGAACGCGCCCGCGACGCCGTCCGCTTCGACCCCGACGACCCCGAGAGCATCGAGGACGCCACACAGACCGTCCGCGACTTCGCCCTCGGCAACCTCCCCGACGACGAACTCGCCATGCTCCGCGGCGCTGCCGCCTGCGCCGCCCTCGTCCGCGCCGAACAGTCCTACACGGCCGCCGCCGAACGCGCCGGCAGCGACGTCACCGTCTCCTTCATCCGAAAGTGGGCGCGCGTTCACGACCTCCCCCGACCCGTCCGCCGGCACGTCGCCCTCGGCCACATCCCCCCGACCGCCGCGAAACACATCGCGCGCGTCTCCGGCGACGCCCGCTACCAGCTCGCCTGGGCCGTCATCGACACCGACCTCACCGTCCGCGGCGTCCGCGCGCTCGCCAGCGACATCGCCGACGGCCGCGACGTCGCCGACGCCCTCCGCGACCACGGCATCACCCCCGGCCGCATCACCGTCGACCTCCCCCTCGACACCTACCGCGACCTCCGCCGCACCGCCGCCGAGAACGGCCAGCAACCCGGCGACATCATCGCCGACGCCCTCGAGCACTACCTCGAAGAGTAA